The following are from one region of the Methanobacterium veterum genome:
- a CDS encoding NAD(+) kinase — MRIGIAARLDIHKAIELTDDLTDFLIKNSVEVFLDPALVKKLNKYHDSAREIQDMDVDIIIAIGGDGTILRTQSFIDGKNIPIFGINMGTVGFLTEIGPEESFHALKEVLNGNYFIEERTRLEVWHNKDLAPALNEVVLMTRKPAKMLHLEIRVDDEIVEELRADGLIIATPSGSTAYAMSAGGPIVDPRVNAFIIVPICPFKLGSRPTVVSGESIISVKLLREGKKAIAVIDGQVEEEINYMEEVIFKKSDQHAYFVRLTKEFYKKVREKLIKGGIGLE, encoded by the coding sequence ATGCGAATAGGGATTGCAGCACGCCTTGATATTCATAAAGCCATTGAACTTACCGATGACTTAACAGATTTTCTGATTAAAAATAGTGTAGAAGTTTTTTTAGATCCTGCCCTTGTAAAAAAACTTAATAAGTATCATGATTCTGCCAGAGAAATTCAGGACATGGATGTAGATATTATCATTGCAATTGGGGGTGATGGAACAATTTTAAGGACCCAGAGTTTTATAGATGGGAAAAATATCCCAATATTTGGGATAAATATGGGTACAGTAGGATTTTTGACAGAAATAGGTCCTGAAGAATCATTTCATGCCCTTAAAGAAGTGTTAAATGGTAATTATTTTATTGAAGAACGTACTCGCCTTGAAGTATGGCACAACAAAGACCTTGCACCAGCATTAAATGAAGTCGTTTTAATGACCCGGAAACCTGCAAAAATGCTTCATCTTGAAATAAGGGTTGATGATGAAATAGTTGAAGAATTAAGGGCTGATGGACTTATAATTGCAACTCCAAGTGGTTCTACTGCCTATGCAATGTCTGCAGGAGGCCCCATTGTTGATCCTCGTGTAAATGCATTTATAATAGTTCCAATATGTCCATTTAAACTTGGTTCGCGCCCTACGGTAGTATCTGGCGAAAGTATAATAAGTGTAAAGCTGCTTAGAGAAGGTAAAAAAGCCATAGCAGTTATAGATGGGCAGGTTGAGGAAGAGATCAACTACATGGAAGAAGTTATATTTAAAAAATCAGACCAGCATGCTTATTTTGTAAGATTGACCAAAGAGTTCTATAAAAAAGTAAGAGAGAAACTTATAAAAGGCGGAATAGGTCTGGAATAA
- the cfbE gene encoding coenzyme F430 synthase, whose product MNALIVDMTHGGKLIASEFSKLDDFNVFALDIYNTLSLDEKLSLEKKGIKFVEKSFLDEANNDNFLIVAPVHCNIDSKVDMTHHEAVNFLMKDKINIPVIEVTGVKGKTSTVKMLKEIFKDLNPLILSSLGVEVVENRKSTLLKKDISITPASIIEAWHLAEDYKNIGICIFETSLGGTGLADTGIITNIAENYSIASGGKTASQAKAQIFKSNVMACDFDSFNQFYSDFYKKTNTFGSANANVRASNIKFGLDKTSFNVEVNGLKTIDGDILNTSFDVSTFAPAEHHLNNVLGALCAALILKTSINQIKTGLRNFKGIDGRTSIKNYKGSKIIEEINPGINVTAIKKSVKMIQDLENPVIIFGGRYGVTCEEIDEKATARFFNSMDSKIQLILVDELGKSITNMIKRKYKYTDFNNAIDEAAQMNSKMILLIYRSNFSDLARR is encoded by the coding sequence ATGAATGCGTTAATTGTAGACATGACACATGGAGGAAAATTAATAGCTTCAGAGTTTTCAAAATTAGATGATTTTAATGTCTTTGCACTGGATATATATAACACGCTTTCTCTAGATGAAAAACTTTCTTTAGAGAAAAAAGGGATAAAATTCGTTGAAAAATCGTTTCTGGATGAAGCAAATAATGATAATTTTTTAATTGTTGCCCCTGTACACTGTAACATCGACTCAAAAGTCGATATGACTCATCACGAAGCAGTTAATTTTCTGATGAAAGACAAGATTAATATTCCAGTAATTGAAGTTACAGGAGTAAAAGGAAAGACCAGCACTGTAAAAATGCTCAAAGAAATATTTAAAGATTTAAACCCATTAATTTTAAGCAGCTTAGGTGTTGAAGTCGTAGAAAACCGTAAAAGCACACTTTTAAAAAAAGACATAAGTATAACTCCAGCAAGTATCATTGAAGCGTGGCATCTGGCTGAAGATTATAAAAATATTGGAATCTGTATATTTGAAACTTCTCTTGGGGGAACTGGACTTGCAGATACAGGCATAATTACCAATATAGCTGAAAACTACTCCATAGCATCTGGAGGGAAAACTGCAAGCCAGGCTAAAGCGCAAATATTTAAAAGCAATGTAATGGCATGTGATTTTGATTCATTTAATCAATTTTATTCAGATTTCTACAAAAAAACAAACACCTTCGGCAGCGCCAATGCAAATGTCCGTGCATCTAATATAAAATTTGGGCTTGATAAAACATCTTTTAATGTAGAAGTTAACGGCCTCAAAACCATAGATGGGGATATTCTAAACACTTCCTTCGATGTTTCAACTTTTGCACCTGCAGAACACCATTTAAACAATGTTCTCGGAGCTTTATGTGCCGCTTTAATTTTAAAAACTTCCATTAACCAGATTAAAACAGGATTAAGAAATTTTAAAGGAATTGATGGCCGAACTTCCATAAAAAATTACAAAGGAAGCAAAATTATAGAGGAAATCAACCCCGGAATTAATGTTACAGCCATTAAAAAATCAGTTAAAATGATTCAAGATCTAGAAAATCCAGTAATTATTTTTGGGGGCAGATATGGAGTAACCTGCGAAGAAATAGATGAAAAGGCCACTGCAAGGTTTTTTAATTCTATGGACTCTAAAATTCAGCTTATACTGGTTGATGAACTTGGTAAAAGCATCACAAACATGATAAAACGAAAATATAAGTATACTGACTTCAATAATGCTATTGATGAAGCTGCCCAAATGAATTCTAAAATGATTCTTTTGATATACAGATCTAATTTTTCAGATCTTGCCAGAAGATAA
- the hemC gene encoding hydroxymethylbilane synthase, with amino-acid sequence MKVGTRGSNLAVTQTKSIISQLSKIINEEIDMEIIKTTGDKITDSQLYSIDVKGIFTKELDKAVLEEDVDFAVHSLKDLPTELAGDLEIVAVPERESPNDVLISSHKWDELPEGASIGTSSLRREAFCNYHGKKLNIKPIRGNIDTRIKKVISGEYDATIMAEAGLNRLGLAHHIKEVFPVDYFTPAAGQGALAVVARHDSSVRKTLEKLNHFNSVQEIAAEKAVLAELGVGCQWPLGVSAKANGNKLDVYSILLTKEGDVLSEAKLSGSINDAEKLGKDVAKIMEDYV; translated from the coding sequence TTGAAAGTTGGCACCCGGGGAAGCAATTTAGCAGTGACTCAAACGAAAAGTATAATCAGTCAGTTGTCTAAAATAATAAACGAAGAAATAGATATGGAAATAATTAAAACTACCGGAGATAAAATCACTGATTCTCAACTTTATTCCATTGATGTAAAAGGCATATTCACCAAGGAACTGGACAAAGCAGTTCTGGAAGAAGACGTTGATTTTGCAGTACACAGTTTAAAAGACCTTCCCACAGAACTCGCAGGTGACCTTGAAATAGTAGCTGTTCCAGAAAGAGAGTCCCCAAATGATGTGCTTATATCTTCACATAAATGGGATGAACTCCCTGAAGGGGCGTCTATTGGGACAAGCAGCCTAAGAAGGGAAGCTTTTTGTAATTATCACGGCAAAAAATTGAATATTAAACCTATAAGGGGAAATATAGATACAAGAATTAAAAAAGTAATTAGTGGAGAATATGATGCAACAATAATGGCAGAAGCTGGCCTTAATAGGCTTGGTCTAGCCCATCATATCAAAGAAGTATTTCCAGTAGACTATTTCACTCCTGCAGCTGGGCAGGGAGCATTAGCTGTAGTTGCAAGGCATGACAGCAGTGTTAGGAAAACTTTAGAAAAATTAAATCATTTTAATTCAGTACAAGAAATAGCAGCTGAAAAAGCTGTGCTTGCAGAACTTGGAGTAGGCTGTCAATGGCCGCTTGGAGTATCTGCAAAGGCAAATGGCAATAAATTAGATGTTTACAGTATTTTATTAACAAAAGAAGGCGATGTACTGTCTGAGGCCAAATTAAGCGGATCAATAAACGATGCAGAAAAATTAGGTAAAGATGTTGCAAAAATAATGGAGGATTATGTGTGA
- a CDS encoding orotate phosphoribosyltransferase-like protein, with the protein MNEELIKRAYELRSRGFTTGEIADELNVSKDTARWLILQVTGKKMEEGTQKAPVDFAINWKNLGSSSTRMMHVSAAMADLALEYGDVEVVVGITVSGVPFATMMAEIIDADITIFHPIKHRKEEDARGAISSNFASVEGKKVVIVDDVITSGRTVNEAINILNDLGANPLCAVVLIDKKGIDEIEGVPVESLIRVSRLG; encoded by the coding sequence ATGAATGAAGAGCTTATAAAAAGGGCTTATGAACTAAGAAGCAGGGGCTTTACCACTGGAGAAATAGCAGATGAACTTAATGTCTCTAAAGACACCGCCAGATGGCTTATTTTACAGGTAACTGGTAAAAAAATGGAAGAAGGAACCCAAAAAGCTCCAGTTGATTTCGCTATAAACTGGAAAAACTTAGGCAGCAGTTCTACACGAATGATGCATGTATCTGCAGCCATGGCTGATTTAGCTTTAGAATATGGTGATGTTGAAGTAGTAGTAGGTATAACTGTAAGTGGAGTACCATTTGCAACCATGATGGCAGAAATAATAGATGCAGATATAACCATATTCCACCCTATAAAACACAGAAAAGAGGAAGATGCACGGGGAGCAATAAGCAGTAACTTTGCATCAGTTGAAGGTAAAAAAGTCGTGATTGTGGACGACGTCATAACAAGTGGAAGAACTGTAAACGAAGCAATAAACATATTAAACGATCTTGGGGCAAATCCACTTTGTGCAGTTGTTTTAATTGATAAAAAAGGAATAGACGAAATTGAAGGAGTTCCTGTGGAATCCTTGATTCGTGTGAGTAGGTTAGGATAA
- a CDS encoding Gfo/Idh/MocA family protein: MNKVNVGVIGVGAMGVHHARVYSELENANLMAISDLMREKSEEVANQYNTRGFVDYMDILKMPEIDAVSVCVPTTHHFNVVMDAIEHGKHVLVEKPIAFTLREAEAMVKAAKDEGVKLATGHVERFNPAVGKAKELIKDDVIGEVVSASAKRVGPFPPRIKDVGVIIDLAIHDVDIMYHLFDSPISRIYANMGSKLEKCEYEDHAEIMSSFKNGIIGMLEVNWLTPYKKRKLEITGVDGIISIDYIDQTVHVYGKSTQNVDIDYKEPLREELSSFLNAVDNGEDPKITGKDGIYALKVVTAAMKSAKDNLPVEINGY; the protein is encoded by the coding sequence GTGAATAAGGTAAATGTGGGCGTAATTGGTGTAGGAGCTATGGGAGTTCACCACGCCAGAGTATATTCTGAACTTGAGAATGCTAATCTAATGGCTATATCTGATCTTATGAGAGAAAAATCAGAGGAGGTTGCTAATCAATACAATACAAGGGGATTTGTAGATTATATGGATATTCTTAAAATGCCTGAAATAGATGCGGTTAGTGTATGTGTTCCTACTACTCATCATTTTAATGTTGTTATGGATGCAATAGAACATGGTAAACATGTATTGGTAGAAAAACCAATAGCATTTACCTTAAGAGAAGCAGAAGCAATGGTAAAAGCTGCAAAAGATGAAGGTGTTAAACTTGCAACTGGTCACGTTGAAAGATTCAACCCCGCTGTAGGAAAGGCAAAAGAACTTATAAAGGATGATGTTATTGGTGAAGTTGTATCTGCATCTGCAAAAAGAGTAGGTCCATTTCCTCCACGAATTAAAGATGTTGGAGTTATAATAGACCTTGCAATACATGATGTAGATATAATGTATCACCTCTTTGACAGCCCAATATCTCGAATATATGCCAATATGGGAAGCAAACTCGAAAAATGTGAATATGAAGACCATGCAGAAATAATGAGCAGTTTTAAAAACGGCATTATTGGTATGCTTGAGGTAAACTGGCTTACACCTTACAAAAAAAGGAAATTAGAAATAACTGGTGTAGACGGGATAATTTCCATTGATTATATCGATCAAACAGTTCACGTATACGGAAAATCCACCCAAAATGTAGATATAGACTACAAAGAACCTTTAAGGGAAGAACTAAGTTCATTTTTAAATGCAGTGGATAACGGTGAAGATCCTAAGATCACTGGTAAAGACGGGATATATGCACTTAAAGTTGTAACTGCAGCCATGAAATCTGCAAAAGATAATCTTCCGGTTGAAATAAACGGTTACTAA